A segment of the Homoserinimonas aerilata genome:
ACACGATGGTGATGCAGCTCGGCAGCGTCGATGACGTGGTCGCCCCGATCGGCGGCTGGTGGTCGGGAAAGCGGCTGTGGGAGATCGACGAGGATGACTGGCAGTCGGCGTTCGTCGGGCTCGCGACCACCCACATGGCGGTCCTGCGCGCTGCCCTGCCCCGCATGACCGCTCAGGGCGCTTACTCCATCGTGGTCGGCCAGTCCGCACACTACGCGGTGCCCGGCAGCGGTCTGGTCAGTATGGAGCAGAGCGCACTCGCGATGATGCAGCAGGTGCTTGCCGCCGAGCTGGGAGGCAGCAAGCGCGTCTTCCTGCTCGAGCTTGGCCCGGTGGCGACCCGTTTCATCGCCCACAGCGCCCCCAACCTGGTCACCTCCGAGCAGATCGGCGCGGTTGCGGTCGCCGTCTCCGCAGCTCCCGACCTGCCTGGGCAGCTGGTGCACCTCCCGAACCGGGCCAAGGCCGATGAGGCCCT
Coding sequences within it:
- a CDS encoding SDR family oxidoreductase; its protein translation is MTDSLTHPDLSGRHILIPGGTGGVGEGAVRAYLAAGADVVVPTRSTARADEFRTALGDAASEHLHLVVHDYTTFAGAEELVNTMVMQLGSVDDVVAPIGGWWSGKRLWEIDEDDWQSAFVGLATTHMAVLRAALPRMTAQGAYSIVVGQSAHYAVPGSGLVSMEQSALAMMQQVLAAELGGSKRVFLLELGPVATRFIAHSAPNLVTSEQIGAVAVAVSAAPDLPGQLVHLPNRAKADEALAAFGQSTR